Genomic window (Lycium barbarum isolate Lr01 chromosome 2, ASM1917538v2, whole genome shotgun sequence):
TTTTATAGCACTAGGATGAATGGAGTACCTGGAACTGTGAGCCTCCTTCAAAATCAACTTAATCAAACCACCAACCCTAGGAACGCAAATGCGCCCTTTAATCCTCAAAAGaccctcatcatcaagaataGTCTCTGTAGCTTCTCCACTTAACACTTTATCCCAGATTTTACATAATTTTGCATCCTCAAACAGCtgagccttaatctgctctaaaagaGACGACCTCGCCTTAACACAAGTTAGAACCTTGCTAGGTTCTGAAATATCGAGcctcaccatactattagccaaGGACTGAACCTCCATAGCTAAGTGATGCTTCCTAACAATCACGCGGGCCAAGCTGCCCATATTCACTGCCTTTTGGCTCAACACATcaactaccacattagcctttttcggatgataaagaatggtgatatcataatacttaagcaactccatccacaTACGCTGCCTCGAATTGTGATCTCGCTGattgaacacatgctgaagaATACAATGATCCgtgaatacctcacaatggactTTATACAAacaatgcctccaaatctttcaAACGAAAACTACCGCCGTAAACTTCacgtcatgagtggggtagtttttCTCGTAAATTTTGACTGCGTCGAAGTATGCATAATCACCTTACCTTCTTGCATCAACACATAATCCAAACCAATttgagaagcatcacaataaatgttAAAGTCTTTACCGTTCACATGTAAGGCCAAAATCGAAGCTGAAGGCAATAGAGCCTTGAGCTTttaaaagctctcctcacactcatcagaCCACTGAAGGGCACATTCTTCTGAGTGAGCCGAGTCAAATGAGAAGAAATCGCTGAGAACCCCTTCCCGAACAATCGAAAGTAACTCGCTAAGCCCACAAACTTCGAATCCCAGTCACCAAAGTAGGCATAGCCCTATCTctaactgcctcaatcttcttgggatccaccataatcccatccttagatacaacatgccccaggaatgccacggAGCTGagctagaactcacacttagaaaatttggcatataacttcttctctttcaacaacccaagaactaTTCTCAAATGCTTCTCATGGTCTTCCTTACTAcaagagtacaccaaaatgtcatcaatgaagacaataacaaatgaatccaagtaaggcttgaagataccattcatcaaatccatgaaaactgCGGTGGCATTAGTAAGCCCGGGAGACATCACTaagaactcatagtgaccatagcGGTTCCTGAAGGCCGTCTTTGGAATATCCTTAGCTCTAATCTTTAATTGGTGGTAGCccgatctgtcacgacccaaccccgtaggccgtgactagtgtccgtgctggacacccaaacgtacccaaaccCCATACCAGTATTTTAGCAGAAATTAGCAATATAACAATTAGTAAGCGATACTAAATAGTGCAGgggaacagatatagcacgtggaagccgataaggccatcacggATCATAATAactcaaaacatatacagaacccacacagatatatctacagacctctacaaagcATAGCAgagacataagacgggacagggccccgtcatacccctgaatagtgtacatatatacaatagtgacagactgtaccaaaagatgggctctgaataaaagagcgctccaaatggcagaaaagatatcctagacggacggatcagcaaacctgtcgtcggtacctacgcggcatgaaaacgcagcccccgaagaaagggggtctgtacgaaatatgtactgaatatgtaaagcctgactTACAAAAaccaaatcataactggtacagaacgtacagaaagcgaacagaaaatccaaagtatcaaatacatattttcaaaacatgcagagtgtgtacagaaacatatgtcatatcaaatccggcccctgccaagggactcggcagacagaacgtggccaccctcccgacactggtgccacatcacagaagaatcagaataggggcataaccccgtaacgtaatatgtcatatcagatggccatagcaaatcatatcagaacaagcgtacatggcacagcatactccacaaacccatgtacgcgtatacctgccccctcacatcgaggcacggcgaacaatgcagagggtcACGCTtgaaaacatatcctggcccgggctcagtgtgggaaacattggggcatccacgaatagagtagtgagaaactaaatgcagttaaaatatcataaatattttcagagacttgatgaggcatattaatgacaaacaaatccaatgaagtcagacggagtcataatacgtggggttcggatgtcataaagaattacagaagcataatctttctgaaatcgttccgagtgccaaaacaatttataagacttaatggaatatttaaaacagtttttgtttagtaattaaaagagtagttaggacatttctttcaaaaactgctcgaaaacaagccttaagtacaataagggtaaaaccgggaatagtgggcccacctcgggacaagcaaggcggtgggctcaaattacgcatttttatgcttatgaggtcacctagaaagactctagggcattccgtagttttctagaccatttggggaaaatatgcataattctccaaaaagaactcttaaggtgttcaattccattgaatgaaaatgcgacaagttcaatcgcggattccgatgaacagaataatccccgaggcgtaaatccaagcctagtacatctaggacatgccaagagaagaatcgggatagctttacataccttttgagctttttatacCTTTCCAAACTCAGTTTCCGTTTCGTCAGacatctgcaaatggtcacatttaccaattgtaaattatggattctacgaattcacttaagttcacatttgtctacctaaatttcggcagcacctcccctatacatatagcacccccgagaattcaactcggccaaaacaatcaataacaacccaataacaataccaacaacaacaacgctcacaatataacacaatataacataactagttctaccttGCCACATACTACGATAACTTCCATTCCGAattcacacttccaaaccaagttcaatgttttcgtattcatcattaatcaagatcatcaccatatagtttagaagcatttcatatcatttcctcaaaatattcatacgatatacataatatacaacttttcgctaaggtcataattcattcaaaacttctaacctttggcatacatattcataacacgattccatcttccaaatctatccatgatcatcataatttgcaacctaacaacttcgtttttcataatgtcataaaattgtactaagcgacataagtttctacattccgtttcaatacaaacttacgtcattttatcttcatttacgtgCAAGGATTCCTACAACTCAACTAACACaccaaataaaattaattcattgccatcttcccaacaccataccacacggccaacttctATATTCCAACTcccaccaaatttattcaactttcctttccaatgtgaattccaccataaacataactagaatacaacataattttaactcaccatacatatacaacaataGGCATACACGGCTAGACACTATATCCCAAACCCACTTTgaaaacttccatatttctatactttcaactcatttctacatactacaacacaaacaagacttcacaacacaataaaaaggaatgaatccttacctttttctctagtcttcttcacttgggtatatgatcaaattgatgaaccaatggctccttcctccaaaacaactacactacgttgcaaagggaccttgaattagtagaattCAGcaagaaactaatttttgaagcaagattttttatggtaaattttctatggccaaacccgaaatgggttccttgtcttgctcttggtttttttttttcttctttctcttgaaacttctaatagatgataactaatataatatggtccctttattaacttgtcacatgaccaagcacatgactaattcatgtggatcatgggccaaagcttggccggccatgccccttaatttgggcctccattccattaatttttttgagcccaattggttgcggatcttattttgtaattcccgaaaataatttccgaaattccaacttttcccttgggcttccccgactcttccacattaatattctctcataaacaactcatgtgttgcaaggaaatcaattatgactttacttcatacaagtcaagattatttctaatttttccaaatgtgcgaaaacacgggatataacacgatcTCAAGTC
Coding sequences:
- the LOC132628572 gene encoding uncharacterized protein LOC132628572; the encoded protein is MSVDTPFVELVPVVNGFAEVFPTDLSGMPLDCDIDFFIDFEPGTRPISIPPYHMAPKELSELKEQLQALLSKRFIRSSVSRWGSPALIVNKNYGSMRMCIEFWQLNKATIRNKDIIPRIGDLFDQLQASILALHVNGKDFNIYCDASQIGLDYVLMQEGKANVVVDVLSQKAVNMGSLARVIVRKHHLAMEVQSLANSMVRLDISEPSKVLTCVKARSSLLEQIKAQLFEDAKLCKIWDKVLSGEATETILDDEGLLRIKGRICVPRVGGLIKLILKEAHSSRYSIHPSAIKMYRDLGHHYCWGRMKKDKVDFVSQCLNCQ